CGCCCCAAAGGAGCGCATTGCGCCAGGACATGCGCGGGCGGAGCAGCACGAACTCGCCGTAGCGGGCCACCATGAAGTCCAGCACCTGGCTGTCGCTGTCGCCGGCCTTCAGCCGCTCGCGCACGATGAGGCGCAGGTCCTTCGCCAGCGGTGCGTCGGAATCGTCGATGGACTGGTTCTGGCAGACCATGCAGCGCAGCTCCGCCGAGAGCGTCCGCGCCCGGCTCTCCAGTGCCGGATCGCCCAGCACCTCGTCCGGCTGCACGGCGAAGGCCGGGGCGCCGAGGGTGAGGAGGATGAGGAGAGCGGCGAGGAGCGCGCGCAGGTTCGGTGCCATGGCGCTCACTCCGCCGGCGCCACGGAATGCCGCTGCTTCTTCGCCGCCGGGCGGGGCGCGCCCACCCTGAGGCGCCGGTCGGCGAGGGAGAGGCCGCCACCCAGCGCCATCACCAGCGCGCCGAGCCAGATCAGCGTCACGAACGGCTTGAAGGTTGCTCGGACGGAGACGTGGCCGTCCGGGCTTTCCTCGGCCATGCTCACATAGAGCTGGCTGAAGCCGAAGGTGCGCAGGCCCGCCTCGGTGGTCGCCATCTGCCGCGCGGCGAAGGTGCGGCGCGAGGCCTCGATATTGCCCTCGGAGACCCCGCCGTCGCGGATGGAGAACACCGCCGTGCGGGCGCGGAAGTTTGGCCCGGTCCGGCTTTCCAGCCGGTCCAGGGTCAGGGTGCGCGAGCCGATGGTGATGGTATCGCCGAGCTTCACCGCGGCGATCTTCTCAAGGCTCCACGACGTCTCGCAGACGATGCCGAGCAGGCAGACGCCCACGCCGAAGTGGGCGATGGCCGTGCCATAGGCCGAGCGCGGCACGCCGGCGAGCCGGGCAAGCGCCACCTTCGCCCCCACGCGGCCGAGGCCGGCGCGCTCGGCGAGGTCGGTCAGGGCGCCCAGCATGATGAAGGCGGCAAGGCCCACCGCCAGCGGCGCCAGCACCGGGCCGCCGGTGGTCGCGGCCGCCGTCACCACCACCGCGACGATGGCGAGGCCGGCGGCGAGCATCAGCCGCTGCGCGGCGCCGAGGATGTCGCCGCGCTTCCAGGCGAGCAGCGGGCCGAACGGCATGGCGAAGACGAGGGGCAGCATCAGCCCGCCGAAGACAAGGTTGAAATAGGGTGGGCCGACCGTGATCTTCGCGCCTGTGAAGGCTTCCAGCGCCAGCGGATAGAGCGTGCCCACCAGCACCGCGGCGGTGGCGGCGGTGAGGAACAGGTTGTTGAACACCAGCGCCCCCTCCCGCGAGATCGGCGCGAACAGGCCGCCCTGCTTCAGCTCGGAGGCGCGGAAGGCGAACAGCGCCAGCCCTCCGGCGATGAAGAAGGTGAGGATGCCGAGGATGAACACGCCCCGCGCCGGATCGGTGGCGAAGGCATGGACCGAGGTCAGCACGCCCGAGCGCACCAGGAAGGTGCCCACCAGCGACAGGGAGAAGGCGAGGATGGCGAGGAGGATGGTCCACACCTTCAGGGCGTCGCGCTTCTCCATCACCACGGCGGAGTGCAGCAGCGCGGTGGCGGCGAGCCAGGGCATGAGCGAGGCGTTCTCCACCGGGTCCCAGAACCACCAGCCACCCCAGCCCAGCTCGTAATAGGCCCAGTAGGAGCCCACCGCGATGCCCAGCGTGAGGAACACCCAGGCCGCCAGCGTCCACGGACGCACCCAGCGCGCCCAGGCGGCGTCGATCCGCCCCTCGATCAGCGCCGCGATGGCGAAGGAGAAGGAGATGGAGAGCCCCACATAGCCGAGGTAGAGCAGGGGCGGGTGGATGGCGAGGCCGGGATCCTGGAGGATGGGATTGAGGCTGCGCCCTTCCGCAGGGGCCGGCACGATGCGGGCGAACGGGTTGGACGTGAACAGGATGAAGGAGAGGAAGGCGGCCGCCACCGCCCCCTGCACCGACAGCACCAGCGCCCTGAGCCGGTCCGGCAGGTTCGAGCCGAACACCGCCACCAGCGCCCCGAAGAGGGCGAGCACGAAGACCCACAGCAGCATGGAGCCTTCGTGGTTCCCCCAGGTGGAGGTCACGCGGTAGACGAGCGGCATCTGGGAGTGGGAGTTCTCCACCACGTTCACCACCGTGAAGTCGGAGGTGACGTAGAGCTGCACCAAAGCGCCGAAGGCAAAGGCGACGAAGCCGAACACGGCGAGGGTGATCGGCCCGGCGGAACCCATCAGCACCGCGTCGCGCCGCTCCGCGCCCCAGGCCGGCAGGATCACCTG
The nucleotide sequence above comes from Xanthobacter flavus. Encoded proteins:
- a CDS encoding cytochrome c-type biogenesis protein, which produces MAPNLRALLAALLILLTLGAPAFAVQPDEVLGDPALESRARTLSAELRCMVCQNQSIDDSDAPLAKDLRLIVRERLKAGDSDSQVLDFMVARYGEFVLLRPRMSWRNALLWGAPILVLVLGALGAVLALRRRSAAPPAPRLSAAEEARLKALLAEGDGAGSTKP
- a CDS encoding heme lyase CcmF/NrfE family subunit; this encodes MIAEIGQYALALAFALALAQVILPAWGAERRDAVLMGSAGPITLAVFGFVAFAFGALVQLYVTSDFTVVNVVENSHSQMPLVYRVTSTWGNHEGSMLLWVFVLALFGALVAVFGSNLPDRLRALVLSVQGAVAAAFLSFILFTSNPFARIVPAPAEGRSLNPILQDPGLAIHPPLLYLGYVGLSISFSFAIAALIEGRIDAAWARWVRPWTLAAWVFLTLGIAVGSYWAYYELGWGGWWFWDPVENASLMPWLAATALLHSAVVMEKRDALKVWTILLAILAFSLSLVGTFLVRSGVLTSVHAFATDPARGVFILGILTFFIAGGLALFAFRASELKQGGLFAPISREGALVFNNLFLTAATAAVLVGTLYPLALEAFTGAKITVGPPYFNLVFGGLMLPLVFAMPFGPLLAWKRGDILGAAQRLMLAAGLAIVAVVVTAAATTGGPVLAPLAVGLAAFIMLGALTDLAERAGLGRVGAKVALARLAGVPRSAYGTAIAHFGVGVCLLGIVCETSWSLEKIAAVKLGDTITIGSRTLTLDRLESRTGPNFRARTAVFSIRDGGVSEGNIEASRRTFAARQMATTEAGLRTFGFSQLYVSMAEESPDGHVSVRATFKPFVTLIWLGALVMALGGGLSLADRRLRVGAPRPAAKKQRHSVAPAE